TCCTGCTGGGCAGTCTGGCCCAGGTGCTTCCCCTGGTCTCGCTGGAGCCCGGCAAGGACTTTCAGGTTGTTTCGGTCAGCTTCGACGAGCACGACACGCCCCAGGTCGCGGCCAGGCGCAAGAATGATTTCATCACCGCCATGGGCGATCGCTTCCCGGCCCGGTACTGGACCTTCCTCACCGGCGACAAGGCCAACATCCGCAGGCTCACGGACGCCGTGGGCTTCGGTTTCCAGCGCGACGGCAAGGCCTTCAAGCATCCGGTGGTGCTGGTGGCGCTGTCGCCTTCGGGCAAGGTGGTGCGCTATCTCTACGGGGTGACCCCCCTGCCGTTCGACATCACCATGGCCGCCACGGAGGCCGCCCGCGAAACTGTTGGGCTTTCGGTGCGGCGGGCCATCGCCATGTGCTACACATATGACCCGCAAGGCCGCCAATACGTCTTCGACCTGATGAAGGTCTCAGGGGCGGGCATTTTGGCGGCAATGGCGCTTTTCGGGGTTTTCCTGTATTTCGGCGGCCGGAAGAAGAAGTAGCGCGAGTCTCCGCCCCCATGCGCGCGTCGTCGGGCGCGTGAGGGCGTCATTTGTTTTGGGGGGTTCATGGATCACGGCAACGTCGACGGCCTCGGCTTCCTCGCCAGCGCCCCGGGCAGAGGAGGGCTCCTCTCCTGGATAGGGAGCACGGATCACAAGCGCATCGGCCTGCTCTACATGGGCTGCATTGTGTTCATGTTCTTCTGCGGGTCAATCCTGGGCATGATCCTGCGCCTCAAGCTCATGACGCCGGGCAGCACCCTGGTGGGGCCGCAGACCTACAACGCCATGTTCACGCTCCACGGCGTGATCATGATCTTCCTGGTGGTCATCCCGAGCATCCCTGCCTCCTTGGGCAACATCCTGCTCCCTCTGCAGATCGGCGCGGAGGACGTGTCCTTTCCCAGGCTGAACCTGTTCTCCTGGTGGCTCTACGTGCTGGGCGCGGTGCTCGCGCTGGTCTCCATATTCACCGGCACGGGAGCGCCCGACACGGGCTGGACGTTCTACGTGCCTTTCAGCGAGCGGACCACCACCAACGTCTCCATGGCCGTGACCGCCGTGACCATCCTGGGCTTCTCCTCCATCCTCACGGGGCTGAACTTCGTCACGACTATTCACCGCCTGCGCGCTCCGGGCATGACCTGGACGCGCCTGCCGCTGTTCGTCTGGTCCTTGTACGCCACGGCCTGGATCCAGGTGCTGGCCACGCCGATCCTGGGCATCACCCTCGCGCTGGTGTTCGCCGAGCGAGTGCTGCACCTGGGCCTGTTCGACCCCGGGCGAGGCGGCGACCCGCTGCTCTACCAGCACCTGTTCTGGATCTATTCGCACCCGGCGGTCTACATCATGGTGCTGCCGGCCATGGGCGTGATCTCCGACATCATCCCGGTGTTCGCCCGCAAGAACATCTTCGGCTACAAGATGATCGCCTTCTCAAGCCTTGCCATCGCCTTCGCCGGTTCGCTGGTCTGGGCGCATCACATGTTCACCAGCGGCATGAGCGACACGGCGGTGCTGGTGTTCTCCTTCCTGACGTTCATCGTGGCCATCCCCTCGGCCATCAAGGTGTTCAACTGGGTCTCCACGCTCTACAAGGGCTCCATCAGCGTGGATCCCCCGCTGCTGTTCTCGCTGGGGTTCATCTTCATGTTCTCGGTGGGCGGCCTCACCGGGCTGGTTCAGGGCTCCGCGGGCACGGACATCCACGTGCATGACACCTATTTCATCGTGGGCCACTTCCATTACGTCATTTTCGGCGGGACGGGCCTGGGGCTTTTCGCGGCGCTGCACTTCTGGCTGCCCAAGATATTCGGCAGGATGTACGACAAGACGGTGGCCAAGCTCTCCTTCTGGATCATCCTGGCGGGCATGAACCTGCTGTACTTCCCCATGTTCATCCTCGGGCTGGAGGGCCTGCCCAGGCGGTATTACGACTACCTGCCCAAGTACGCCCACGGGCAGATGCTCTCGACGGTCGGCTCCTGGATACTGGCCGTGGGGCTGGTCATGATGTTCGCCAATCTGTACCGGGGCATCCGGCGCGGCCCCCTGGCCGGGGACAACCCCTGGGGCGCGGCCACGCTGGAGTGGACAACATCGTCCCCGCCGCCCGCTGACAATTTCGCTACGGAGCCCGTTGTGACGCGCGGCCCCTACGACTTCCGCGGAGTTGCGCGCCGTGACTGAGCACCGCGACTACGCCGGGGGCAAGCTCGGCATGTGGTTATTCCTGTTCACGGAGATACTGCTCTTCGGGGGGCTGTTCCTGCTCTACGCGGCCTACCTGCACCGCTATCCGGCGGACTTCAACGCCGGGGGCAAGCAGCTCGACGTGGTTCTCGGCGCGGCCAACACGGTGATACTCATCACCTCCAGCTTCACCGTCGCCGCCTCCATCACGGCCCTGCGGCTGGGGGAGACCACGCGCTGCCTGTGGCTGCTGGCCGCCACCGTGGCCCTGGCCCTGGGCTTCCTGGTGAACAAATTCTTCGAATGGAGCGCCAAGTTCGGCCACGGAATCTATCCCGGTTCAGAGCATCTGATGCGGTTGCCCCCCGGCGAGAACCTCTTCTTCGGGCTCTATTACGCCATGACCGGCCTGCACGGGCTGCACGTGCTCATCGGGGCCACGCTGCTTACCGTCACCGCGGCGCTGGTGCGCAGGGGCAGAGTGACACAGGGGAACTTCGGGCTGCTGGAAAACGCCGGGCTGTATTGGCATCTGGTGGACCTGGTCTGGATATTCCTGTTCCCCCTTTTCTACCTCATTGCCTAGGCAAAGGCGGCTCCCATGTCCGACGCACAAAACGATGCCGGGTCGCACCCGCTGAGCTACCGCTTCCTGGCGGGCATCTGGGCCGCGCTGCTGGCGCTCACGGCCCTGACCATATCCGTGGCCCGGGTCGATCTGGGCTTTTTCAATGTCGTGGTGGCGCTGGGCATCGCCAGCCTCAAATCGGCCCTGGTCATATTCTTCTTCATGCACCTCAAGTACGAGAACAGGACGATCAAAACCATGGTGCTGGTGGCGTTCGTGGTGCTGGCGATCTGCATCGGGCTCACGTTCTCCGACGTGGGCTTCAGGCGGTGAGGGGGCTATGAACCAGGCCTACGATGCGGTAGCCGGTGTGGACCGGACCTTCCTGATCATCTTCGTCACAGCGGCGGCGCTCCTGGTGATCGTCACGCTCACCATGATCTTCTTCGTGGTGCGCTACGACCGCAAGCGCAACCCCGTGCCCAGCGACATCGACGGCAACCTCTGGGCTGAAATCGCCTGGACGGTCATCCCCACGCTCATCGTGCTGGGGCTGTTCCACTACGGCTGGACCAGCTACCAGGGGCTGCGCACCGTGCCGCCGGACGCCATGGAGGTGTCCGTGACAGCCAGGATGTGGTCCTGGAACTTCGCCTACGAGGGGGGACGCCGCAGCGACGTGCTGGTTGTGCCCGTGGGCCGGGCCGTGAAGCTTAACGTAACCTCCAAGGACGTGATCCACGGCGTCTTTGTGCCCGCGTTCCGCATCAAGGTGGACGCCGTTCCCGGCATGACCACCCATGCCTGGTTCCGCGCGGACAAGCCCGGCGAGCACGACCTGTTCTGTTCGGTGTACTGCGGTCTCAAGCACGCGGATATGCACACCACGGTGCGCGCCGTTTCCGAAGAGGAATTCAAGAAGTGGCTGGAGGAGGTCCCGGCCGAGGGCGCACACCCGGGCAAGGCGCTGCTTGAGCGCTACGGCTGCCTGGGCTGTCACACCCTGGACGGAAGCGAGTCCGTAGGACCCACTCTCAAGGACATCGCCGGGAGCAAGGTGGTGCTGATCACGCCCAAGGGCGTGGAACGCACCGTCACGGTGGATGCCGCCTACCTGAAGGAGGCCATCGCCGGAAAGAAGGAGGCCACGATGAAGGGCTACGATCCGTTGATGCCCAGCTTCTCGGGCCAGATCCCGGACGCTGACATCGATCAGATGGTGGATTTCCTGCTCAAGGGCGAGAAGGCCGCGCTTCCGGACGGCAAGGCGGTCGCTGAAAGCCAGGGCTGCACGGGCTGCCACTCCACGGACGGCTCCGTCCTGGTCGGCCCGAGCTTCAAGGGGCTGATGGGCTCCGTGACCCGCGTGACCGTGGACGGTACCGAGAAGGACGAGGTCGTGAACAGGGCCTTCGTGCTGGAGGTGCTGTCCCATCCTGATAAGCACAGGGTCAAAGGCTTCGACCCGATCATGCCCGCCTACCCGCAACTGACCGAGCAGGAGAAGCAAGCGCTGCTTCTCTACCTGGAGTCGATGGGAACCGGCGGAGGGCAGGGGCATCAGGACCAGCACCCCCACGAGGGGCACAAGTGATTCGCGATCTTCCGGCCTTGGTCCGGCCGAGGCTGTGCTTCCTGGCCGTCGTGGCCGCTCTGGCGGGCTATGTCTGCTTCAAACCAGTTGCCGACTCAGGCCTGGCCTGCGCGCTTGCCGGCGCGCTGCTGCTGGCGGCGGGCAGCGGTGCGCTCAACCAACTCCAGGAGCGCGCCACGGACAGGCTCATGGCCCGCACGGCCTCCCGCCCGCTGGCCTCCGGCAGGCTCGGCGTGCCTCAAGCGCTGGTCTTCATTGTTACAAGTCTCTGCTTGTCCCTGGCCCTCCTTGCCCAAACCGATATCAGCGCCGTTGCGGTGTGGGCAGTGGTGCTGCTGGTCTACAACGGCCTGTACACGCCGCTCAAACGCCGGACACCCTTCGCCATCCTGGCCGGAGGCATCGCCGGAGCCATGCCGCCGCTGCTGGGCTGGTGCGCGGCCGGAGGCGAGCCTTCCGATTGCCGCGCGCTGGCGCTCTCAGGGATGCTTTACCTTTGGCAGGTCCCTCATTTCTGGATGCTGGTGCGGCGCCACGAGGGCGAATACAGGGCCGCCGGGCTGCCCGTCTTCGCAGGACGCCTCTGGGGCCGCTCCGGCTTCGTCGTCTCCATCTGGCTGGCGTGCTACGGGCTGAGCGTCCTGCTGCTGCCCGCTCTTGGCCTTGTCTCCACGCGCTGGCTCGGGTTCGTGCTGGTGGGGGTCGGGGCCAGCGTCATGTCTGTGGGCCTGCTCGGCGGCTTCCGTGGCCCCAGTGGATTCCAGGCCTTGAATGCCTCCCTGCTGTTTCTGCTTTGTACGCTTATCGTTGATGCAGCAAGCCGCGCCGTCTAGGCCATCCCCCGATAACAACTCCAATATTTTATTGTTGTTGCCTTTGCGCCGGGCGTAGAATAACACCTCCTGTATCGTTTGCTTAAAGTTCGACCTGTTCGACTTTTGCTTTTTGACGCATTTAAGAATTAATATGACATTATCCGAGCAGGAGGGGGGTATTGTGCGGAAAGGCTATCTCGCGTCCTTAGTGGTTCTGCTGGCTCTTCTTGTTCCCGGCTTGGTGTTCGCCGCAAACGGCTCCATCACGGGTCGGGTCGTCGACCCAGGGGACAACGGGATAACGGGCATGTCCGTGTGGGCGTTCCAGACCTCGGGCGGCGTTTGCAGCTCTTCGCCCATTCAAACCACGAATCCCGGCTCCGACGGTTCCTTCACTTTCAACAACATTCCCGAAGGCTCGAACATTTACGTCCAGGTTGGCAACCCTTCAGCTTCCAGCAACTACACCCCCTCCTGGTATAAGGCGAACCACAGCACGGCCTATGACGCCTACGACTGCCTGAATGCGACACCGATCACGGTTACGGCAGGGCAAACCACGAACATCGGCAACATCATCCTCCAGCCGGGCGGAACGGTAACCGGCAGCGTCATGGACGGCAGCACGCCGGTGGGTGGAAACTCCATTTTCGTCGGAAACATGTTCATGCCTTCCGGCACGGCCTGCAGCAGCCGTCAGGTCTATTCCAGCCAGGTCAAGTCAGACGGCACTTTCGCCATCCACGGGGTGCCTCTTGGCGCCAACTATTTCCGTTTTTCCAGTTATGATCCTTCCAAGCCGTACCCGACCTCCTATTGGGACGGTTCCAATGGATCTACTGCCTGCGCCAACGGCATCACCGTCAACGTCACCGCTGGCGACACCAACCAGTTGTTGAACTTCCACGTTGCCAGGGGCGTCACCATCTCAGGCAAGGTCACCAACTCAGGCGCCAACGTCCCGGGTATGTCGGTGTCCGCCTACTCCGGCACACCCTGCGGCAATTGGGTGTGGGTAGCCAGCGGATCGACAGACTCCAACGGCAACTACTCCATAGTCGCGCCCGCGGGCGGCACCTTCTTTATCCGCGCGGACAGCACCTACAACAAGCTGAACTACGTTCCCCTGTGGTGGGACGGCGCTTCCGGCTCCGCCAACTGCCAGAACGCCCAATCCATCGCCAACACCCAGCCCGGAGCGACCAACGCAAATGTCAACTTCGCCGTCTCGCCCGGAGCCATCATCAACGGCAAGCTCACCGACGGCAACTCCCAGGCCATCACTTCGGGCTACGTGAACGTCTACACCGGGAGCGCCTGCTCGGGGTACAGCTACCTGACCGCCACCAGTTCGCTTGATTCGCAGGGCAACTTCTCCCTGTACGGCGTGGCCCCCGGCAATGTGCTGTTGCGCTCAGGCGCTAACGGCAAGGTGTCCATGTGGTGGGACGGGACTCAGGGCAGCCCCATGTGCTCAAGCGCCCAACAGGTGGCCTTGAGCGGCGGGCAGACCTACAACGGGTTCAACTTCGTCATGCCCGCGGGAGGAAGCATCTCCGGCGTGGTGCGCGACACCAGCAACGCACCTGTTTCAGGGGTATGGGTGGTCGCCAGCTATGGCGTGAGCAACGGCAGCCTCGGAGCGGTCCAGACGAACGGCAGCGGGCAGTACACCATAAACAACCTCCCCGCCGGGAGCATCAATGTCACCGCCCAGGGGGCATCGTCGGGCCTGAACTTCGACACCCGCTGGTGGGAGGGCGCTGGCAGCGACGGCACCCTGTACTGGTTCCAGGCCAAGCCTGTGCCGGTGGTCATGTCCGGAAACACGGGCTCCATCGACTTCAAGCTCCATGCGACCGGCACCGTGAGCGGCACGGTCACGGACCACACGGGCGCCCCCCTGGCGAACGTGAACGTCTTCGCGCTCCTGGACCCGAACGGCAACTCCGTCGCCGCGTCCTCCACGGCCGCCAATGGCACATACACCCTCCGGGGCGTGCCGAACGGCTCCTACATCCACGCCAAGCCCGCAAGCTCAGGGTACAACAACGTCAACTCCTGGTGGACCGGCTCGGCCCTGACCAGCGATCCGGCCAAGGCCAGGCCCATCGCACTGGACGCCAACGCCAGCCAGACCATCAACTTCCAGTCGCCGCAGGGCGCGATCGTCACGGGCACGATCACCGACGCCTCCAATGCCCAGCCCGCCGCCGGAGTGCCCGTGCGCGTGGACGTCAAAGGCTCCAACGGCTTCTACACGGGATCAAGCACGACCACCGGCAGCGACGGAACCTTCACCATCAAGGGAATCCCGGCCACAACCAGCGGCCGCCTTGGCACTTCGACCTCGGGTCCCGGGTACTGCTTCTCCTGGTGGGACGGCGTGGGGGCGAACACCAACCCCAAAGCCTACAAGGCGCTCAGTCTTACCGCGGGAACCACCACTTCGGGCTTCAACCTGAGCCTGACCAAGGGCGCATCCATCAGCGGTACTGTCACGGACGGCACCGTCCCCTTGCAGAATGTGCAAATCATGGCTTTGGTCAATGGCCCGTGCGCCTACCCCGACCAGTACGTGAACGCGCGAACCGACTATTACGGCAAATACACCATCACCGGCATCCCGCCCAACACACCGGTGACGGTGCGTACTGACTCCTACCCCAGGCTGCAGTCCTTCGCGCCCAAGTGGCGCACCTCCAGTGGTGACACCACCGTGTGCTCCCAGGCCGCCAGTTTCTCGCTCGCCTCGGGAGCGCAGACGACCGGGGTCGACTTCACGCTCGCACCGGGCGGTTCGATCAGCGGCAAGATCACCAGCGCCGGATCGGCCGTGCCCGGCATGATCGTGTCCGCCTCCTCCGACGCTGCCTGCTCTGGCTCCTTCCTGCAGAACGGGATGACCGATTGGGATGGCAACTACACCATCTACGGCCTGCCGCTCTCGTCCAACATCTATGTGGGCAGCAGGGCCAAGGGCATGCAATACGGCGACAAGTACTGGGACGGCGCCGCCGGCGGCAGCTGCGCCAGCGCGCAGCCCGTGGTCATCAACCCGGGCCAGCCCGCCGTCACCGGAATCAATCTGGTTCTGCTCAAGATCAGCACCCTGATGGGCGCGCTCATGCAGCTCTTGACCAACTGATCCCGCGCCTCGGCTAACCGACGGGAGAACCAGCCCCCCGGACGTAGTCCGGGGGGCTTTTTGTTGTAACTCACCCTGGGAAGGCTGAGCTGTGGTACGCGTGCCCACTCCTGTTGACTCGCAACTCACAGTTGTTCTAGCATATGTCAAATCTGACATAAGGAGTTGCCCATGCGCTGTTTCCTCGCATTGCTCGCGATCTTCGTATCAGCCCCCGTTTTGACCTACGCCCAGGAGTCTCCCAAAGTCACAGAGACGTACGGTTCCGGCCCCAAGGTGTTCAGCCTGGCCACTGGCAGCCCCGGTGAACTGGGCCTGTTGAAGCAGTTGGGGGAGGCTTTCGCCCGAAAAGCGGGGGCGAGCATGGAGTGGTACAAGGCCGGGACGGGCCAATCCCTGGATATGCTCAAGGCCAGAAAGGTGGACATGGTCATGGTGCACGCCCCGGCCAAGGTGGATCAGGCCGTGAAGGAAGGGTGGGGCGTCAAGAAGACCCTCATCGGCTCCAACGAGTTTTTCATTGTCGGTCCGGCATCAGACCCCTCGGGCATCGCCATGGCCAAGACCGGGGTTCAGGCCTATCAGGACGCTGCCAAGGGCAAGGCCCCGTTCTTCTCGCGCGGGGACAACTCCGGCACCCACCAGAAGGAGATGGCGATCTGGAAGGCGGCCGGAATCGAACCATCCGGCCCCTGGTACATCGTGACCAAGGATTTCATGACCGCCACGCTCAAGCGCGCCGAGAATGAGCAGGGCTATTTCATGACCGATTCCAGCACCTGGGTGGCGGAGAAAACGAACACGCCAAAGCTCAAGGTGCTTTTCTCGGGCGACAAAATGCTGGTGAACACCTACCACGCCCTGGGCCAGCCCAAGGGCGCCACCCCCGGAGCCGAAACCGCCGCGGCCTTCATCGACTTCGTGGCCTCGGATGAGGGGCAGAACATCATCCGCGCTTACGGCAAGGACAAGTACGGAGAATCACTCTACAACGACGCGGCCTACGCCAAGAAATACGACGACTGACGCCTTGACCGCCGCCGATCAATTCCCGGGCGGGCCGTTGCAAGTTGGCGCAGCGGTCCGCCCGGCCGTATTTGAGACCATCAGCGCGCATGCACGCTCCAGAATACTCCCAAGCTGGCCTGATTGCTGAGGGTGGGCGCCCCACTGCTTGACAATGAGGCTGGAACGGCACACGCAGGCCCATCAAAGCAACCAGAAGCGGATTGTGGAGCAGCACTGTGAACGGAACGGAACGCAAGAACATCTTCCCAGGGTGCCGGGTGCTGATCATCCTCAAACAGGACCAGCGCACCGGCAAAACCACGGAGGGGGTCGTGAAGGATCTACTGACCAAGGCTCCCCACCATTCCCGGGGCATCAAGGTCCGGCTGACCAGCGGCGCGGTCGGAAGGGTGGCCAAGGTGCTTGGCGGACCGGCATAGAAACCGAAGGATTACCCGATGCACATCTACGTCGACGCCGACGCACTGCCCAATCCGATCAAGGAGATACTGTTCCGCGCGGCCATCCGCCTGCGGACGGGCCTGACCCTGGTGGCCAACAAGACGCTCCAGGTGCCGGCCTCGGAGCACATCGCCGCCATCCGCGTGGGTCAGGGCTTCGACGTGGTGGACGCGGCCATCGTGGAACGCGTCCAGCCCGGCGACCTGGTGATCACGGCGGACATCCCGCTGGCCGCGCTGGTTATCGAGCGGGACGCCCACGCCCTGAGCCCCCGAGGGGAATTGTTCTCCAAGGAGAACATCCAGGGACGCCTGGCCATGCGCAACCTGCTCTGCGAATTGCGCGACGGCGGAGTGATGACTGGCGGGCCTCCGCCCCTCAGCAACCGCGACCGTGAAGCCTTCGCCAACGCCCTGGACATCTTCATGACGAGGCAGTCTGCGGCCAAGCGGGGGTAGGCCGGCACGGCAGCCCCTTTCCAGCTCCAGGAAAATAGCCGCCAGCGGCTCCAGCAGGCCTAAAAAGCAGCGGACCGGCAGATTCCCGCCGGTCCGATCGGAACCGAGGTGCGTCGTGAACCGGTCAGCCCGCGCTGACCATCCCGATCCACTTCCAGTAGGTCAGCACCATGACGCTCATGAATACAACCGCCAGCAGGCTGATCACGACGCCGGTCTTCTGAAGCTCCCCGGCGGTGATATGCCCGGTGCCCATGGCCACGGCGTTGGGCATGTTGCTCACCGGCAGGATGTACTGGTGGGGCATGTTCAGGCCCAGGATCAGGGCGAACGTCATGGGGTCCGCCCCGATGGCGGTGGCGTGGGCGATGATGATGGGGGTCAGCGCCGTTGTCTTGGGTCCGCCCCCGGTGAAGAAAAGCTGCAGGCCGGTGATGATCCAGAGCAGGATGATCAACTGCGTGGCCTGCGGCATTTGAGCGATGGGAGAGAGCATCACCCCGGCCAGCCACTTGGCCGCCCCGGAGCTGACGAGCGCCGCGCCAAGCGAGAGGCCCGCCCCGTACACGATGAACACGTTCCAGGGCACCCGCCTCTGGGCCTCGCTCCATGTCATGACGCCGAACCTGGGCCACAACACCAGGATGACGGCCACCATGCCCACGACCACCACGTTGATCTTATGGATCGAATCGGTGGCCCACAGCAACAGGATGAAGCAGAACACCACCAGCGTGTAGATTTCCTTGCCCTTGATCCTGCCCAGGGCCTCGAGCTCGCGGCGGATGTAGCTGTGGCCCTCGCCCAGGCTCTTCACTTCAGGCTTCCACATGGCGGCGATCACGACGACCGAGAGAACGGCCAGGCTGAAGGCCGGCGGCGCGGCGGCCCTGAACCAGTCCGACCAGGAGATGGCCTTCTTGGTGGCCGATTCAATGAGCCCCACCGTCACGGGGTTGCCCACGTGGGCGGTGAGCACGCCGATGCTCATGATGGTGCCGCTCATGGCCACGATGAAGATCAACGCCTTGACGATGTTGCTCTGGCCCTCCTTCGCGTTGAAGGCCATGCCGATGCCCATGACGATGGGCAGCATGAGCAGCGTCCGGGCCGTGATGGAGGGCACCAGGAAGGTGAGCACCAGCATGACCGAGGCCACGGCCCAGTATATCCTGATGGGCGAGCCGCCGGCCAGATTCACGAGGAACAGTGCGATCCGCTTGGAGAGCCCCGATTTCTCCATCCCGGCGGCCATGACGAAGCCGATGACTATCAGCCAGAGGGCGGTGTTGGAGTAACCGGCGAAAGCGTTGGCCACGGTGGTCGCGTTCAGCGCGGCCAGCAGGAAGACGATCAGGAAGCCGCTGGTGGCGTCGTCGACTGCCTGGGTCATCCAGACCACGATGGCGAACACGGCCACCGCCAGGGAGGCCTTGCCCGCTGGCG
This genomic stretch from Fundidesulfovibrio soli harbors:
- a CDS encoding SLC13 family permease, translating into MTAKKWTGLAIAFASLVGIIWFVPPIDGLTPAGKASLAVAVFAIVVWMTQAVDDATSGFLIVFLLAALNATTVANAFAGYSNTALWLIVIGFVMAAGMEKSGLSKRIALFLVNLAGGSPIRIYWAVASVMLVLTFLVPSITARTLLMLPIVMGIGMAFNAKEGQSNIVKALIFIVAMSGTIMSIGVLTAHVGNPVTVGLIESATKKAISWSDWFRAAAPPAFSLAVLSVVVIAAMWKPEVKSLGEGHSYIRRELEALGRIKGKEIYTLVVFCFILLLWATDSIHKINVVVVGMVAVILVLWPRFGVMTWSEAQRRVPWNVFIVYGAGLSLGAALVSSGAAKWLAGVMLSPIAQMPQATQLIILLWIITGLQLFFTGGGPKTTALTPIIIAHATAIGADPMTFALILGLNMPHQYILPVSNMPNAVAMGTGHITAGELQKTGVVISLLAVVFMSVMVLTYWKWIGMVSAG